In a single window of the Limnochorda sp. L945t genome:
- the gatC gene encoding Asp-tRNA(Asn)/Glu-tRNA(Gln) amidotransferase subunit GatC: protein MAGITPEEVRHVARLARLELTDEEVERYARQLGDILSAAARLGELDTEGVDPTFYPLPLQNVMRPDAVRPSMPREKVLANAPEPEQDMFRVPRIIEEG, encoded by the coding sequence ATGGCTGGCATCACGCCGGAAGAGGTGCGCCACGTGGCGCGTCTTGCGAGGCTCGAGCTGACGGACGAAGAGGTGGAGCGCTACGCCCGGCAGCTGGGCGACATCCTGAGCGCCGCGGCTCGCCTCGGGGAGCTCGACACCGAAGGGGTCGACCCGACCTTCTACCCGCTCCCGCTGCAGAACGTCATGCGGCCGGACGCGGTGCGGCCGTCGATGCCCCGGGAGAAGGTCCTGGCCAACGCGCCCGAGCCGGAGCAGGACATGTTCCGGGTGCCCCGCATCATCGAAGAAGGGTAG
- the casA gene encoding type I-E CRISPR-associated protein Cse1/CasA, whose product MPHFNLLTEPWIPVRDLHEQLLHVGLRDALLHAHRLRRIEDPSPLAEAAFYRLLFAVGHRALKGPRSLEESVELFYQGHLPEAPFEDYFEAFADRFDLFHPEFPFFQVADLPTDQPLPWTKLLPELSSGNNPTLFDHTLDSAPPPAAPADAARALVIHQAFTPGGLIKRMGVTSGKAAPLATSAVFLPFGQTLFETLLLGMPPYDPFGDVPIWEGPPYRARDVEGHRTEASVQGRTRVYTWLSRSVRLLPESDAVVRYVAYGPGVLPVQDKPYWDPMCAYSKDDAGQERPVRLSRDRAFWRDFESLLPGDTHRVPNVLEQARGLLLETDRLALLVPVSVLGQVTDQAKVLSTRRETYPFPLQALDAHAAAAIRKAVSVANESGSQLRAAGYVLARALLSPAGREPPAEEVSRLLHSLPLMSSYWSSLETAFSAYLDDVAHKGVDEAYDAWIDRISKTMWLAWEQTVRTVGTHSRHLRAIEAGERRCVGAFAALKGR is encoded by the coding sequence GTGCCTCACTTCAACCTGCTGACAGAGCCTTGGATCCCGGTCAGGGACCTCCACGAACAACTCCTGCACGTAGGCCTTCGTGACGCTCTCCTGCACGCTCATCGCCTGCGCCGGATCGAAGACCCGTCTCCCCTGGCCGAGGCTGCATTTTACCGCCTGCTGTTCGCAGTCGGGCATCGAGCTCTGAAGGGGCCCCGCAGCCTCGAGGAATCCGTTGAGCTCTTCTATCAGGGCCACCTTCCGGAGGCGCCGTTCGAAGATTACTTCGAAGCCTTTGCCGACCGCTTCGACCTCTTCCACCCGGAGTTCCCGTTCTTCCAGGTAGCGGACCTTCCAACCGACCAACCTCTTCCGTGGACGAAGCTGCTTCCCGAGCTGTCATCCGGAAACAACCCCACCCTCTTCGACCACACGCTCGACAGCGCACCTCCGCCGGCCGCCCCGGCCGACGCAGCCCGGGCTTTAGTGATTCACCAGGCCTTCACGCCAGGCGGGCTCATCAAGAGGATGGGCGTGACCTCGGGCAAGGCGGCGCCGCTCGCAACTTCGGCCGTCTTCCTCCCGTTCGGGCAAACCCTCTTCGAGACGCTCCTCCTGGGCATGCCCCCATACGACCCCTTCGGTGACGTTCCCATCTGGGAGGGTCCACCTTACCGCGCCCGTGATGTGGAGGGCCACCGGACAGAAGCAAGCGTGCAGGGTCGCACGAGAGTCTACACGTGGCTCTCAAGGTCCGTACGGTTGCTGCCGGAGTCCGATGCTGTGGTACGCTATGTCGCCTACGGCCCCGGGGTGCTACCGGTACAAGACAAGCCCTACTGGGATCCCATGTGCGCCTACTCCAAGGACGACGCAGGCCAGGAAAGGCCTGTGCGCTTGAGTCGGGATCGAGCCTTCTGGCGAGATTTCGAGTCCCTCCTTCCGGGGGACACCCACAGAGTGCCCAACGTACTCGAGCAGGCACGCGGCCTTCTGCTCGAGACGGACCGTCTTGCACTGCTGGTGCCTGTGTCGGTACTGGGCCAGGTAACGGACCAAGCTAAGGTGCTTTCGACACGGCGGGAGACTTACCCGTTTCCCTTGCAGGCCCTCGATGCACACGCCGCAGCGGCCATTCGGAAGGCGGTCAGCGTGGCCAACGAAAGCGGTAGCCAATTGCGGGCCGCGGGCTATGTGCTGGCCCGGGCCCTTCTCTCTCCCGCGGGTCGTGAGCCTCCGGCGGAGGAAGTGAGCCGTTTGCTCCACAGTCTCCCCCTCATGTCGTCGTATTGGTCCTCCCTGGAAACGGCGTTTTCGGCCTACCTCGACGACGTGGCCCACAAAGGGGTGGATGAAGCGTACGATGCGTGGATCGACCGCATTTCGAAGACCATGTGGCTTGCCTGGGAGCAGACCGTGCGGACGGTCGGCACGCATTCGAGGCACCTCAGGGCGATCGAGGCTGGAGAGCGTCGGTGCGTCGGAGCCTTTGCCGCATTGAAAGGGAGGTGA
- the gatB gene encoding Asp-tRNA(Asn)/Glu-tRNA(Gln) amidotransferase subunit GatB, protein MPAQATAQAQAAPSVPPGWEAVIGLEIHVELATESKIYCGCSTRFGAPPNTQVCPVCLGLPGSLPVLNEKAVEYAVRAGLALHCRIAPYAKFDRKNYFYPDLPKAYQISQYDLPLCRDGYLEVEVGGRTRRVGIIRVHLEEETGKLVHSTATIAGSRYSLVDYNRSGVPLIEIVTQPDLRTPEEARLFLEELRSVMQYLGVSDVKMEEGSLRCDANISLRRPGETRLGTKTEVKNINSLRAVERALRYEAYRQAAVLEDGGRIVQETRGWDEASGTTIPMRSKETVQDYRYFPEPDIPPLALDEAYVERVRQSLPELPAARRRRLMEQWQLPAYDAWVICQHPALAGFFEQAASRWKDGKTVSNWVMGEVLRILGASGEEPGVLAGRPEWVEHLVEVLRLVSAGRISANVGKEVLEESFKSGRAPEEIVRARGLEQVGDEAQLLAWVRQAIEANPDAVASYRAGKAQAAGFLVGQVMKLSKGKANPKTVGELMRRELGEPGTSSS, encoded by the coding sequence ATGCCGGCCCAGGCGACGGCGCAGGCGCAGGCCGCCCCGAGCGTGCCGCCGGGGTGGGAGGCGGTCATCGGCCTCGAGATCCACGTGGAGCTCGCGACCGAGTCCAAGATCTACTGCGGGTGCAGCACGCGCTTCGGAGCGCCGCCCAACACGCAGGTTTGCCCCGTCTGCCTGGGGCTTCCCGGGAGCCTGCCGGTGCTCAACGAAAAGGCGGTGGAGTACGCGGTGCGGGCGGGGCTGGCGCTCCACTGCCGGATCGCGCCGTACGCCAAGTTCGACCGCAAAAACTACTTCTATCCCGACCTGCCCAAGGCGTACCAGATCTCGCAGTACGACCTGCCGCTGTGCCGGGACGGCTACCTCGAGGTGGAGGTCGGGGGGAGGACGCGGCGCGTCGGCATCATCCGGGTGCACCTGGAGGAGGAGACCGGCAAGCTGGTGCACTCGACGGCCACCATCGCCGGGAGCCGCTACTCGCTGGTCGACTACAACCGGAGCGGCGTGCCCCTCATCGAGATCGTGACCCAACCCGACCTGCGCACGCCCGAGGAGGCGCGCCTTTTCCTCGAGGAGCTGCGCAGCGTCATGCAGTACCTCGGCGTCTCCGACGTCAAGATGGAAGAAGGGTCGCTCCGCTGCGACGCCAACATCTCGCTGCGCCGGCCCGGCGAGACTCGCCTCGGCACCAAGACCGAGGTGAAAAACATCAACTCGCTGCGGGCCGTCGAGCGGGCGCTGCGCTACGAAGCTTACCGGCAAGCGGCCGTCCTGGAGGACGGGGGCCGGATCGTCCAGGAGACCCGGGGATGGGACGAGGCGAGCGGTACCACCATCCCCATGCGCAGCAAAGAGACGGTGCAGGACTACCGCTACTTCCCCGAGCCGGACATCCCGCCGCTGGCGCTGGACGAAGCGTACGTGGAGCGGGTGCGCCAGAGCCTGCCGGAGCTCCCCGCGGCCCGGCGCCGGCGGCTCATGGAGCAGTGGCAGCTGCCCGCCTACGACGCCTGGGTCATCTGCCAGCACCCGGCGCTGGCCGGCTTCTTCGAGCAGGCGGCGTCGCGGTGGAAAGACGGCAAGACCGTGAGCAACTGGGTGATGGGCGAGGTGCTGCGGATCCTGGGCGCCTCCGGCGAGGAGCCGGGGGTGCTCGCCGGGCGCCCCGAGTGGGTGGAGCACCTCGTCGAGGTGCTGCGCCTGGTCTCGGCCGGGCGGATCTCCGCCAACGTCGGGAAAGAGGTGCTGGAGGAGAGTTTCAAGAGCGGCCGCGCTCCCGAGGAGATCGTGCGGGCCCGGGGGCTGGAGCAGGTCGGCGACGAAGCGCAGCTGCTCGCCTGGGTGCGGCAGGCCATCGAGGCCAATCCTGACGCCGTGGCTTCTTACCGCGCGGGCAAGGCGCAGGCGGCCGGGTTCCTGGTGGGCCAGGTCATGAAGCTCTCGAAAGGCAAGGCCAACCCCAAGACGGTCGGCGAGTTGATGAGGCGGGAGCTGGGAGAGCCTGGGACTTCCTCCTCGTGA
- the cas7e gene encoding type I-E CRISPR-associated protein Cas7/Cse4/CasC, with translation MNLVEIHIIQNVAPSNLNRDDTGSPKDAFFGGVRRARLSSQSQKRAVRDYFKATLSHGTLQPDDLALRTKRLVDELTDRLEVQGHSRDEARRVAKAALGGMGLAVDDRELTQYLLFMGRREISRLADIIHGHWQVLTEVAASSEAGDGQAKAKKKAAKAAVPSDLHKALETILDGGKAVDLALFGRMLADEPKWSIDAAAQVAHALSTHQVDREFDFYTAVDDLNPKEETGAGMMGDVEFYSACLYRYANVDLGQLVQSLQGDRELAAKGVEAFLRGFTLTLPSGKQNSFAAHNLPGFVALVTSEAAAPRNLAGAFEKPVRARDRRSLSGLSVEALLSTWETLDRAYGRARRQWVALLNLTDATVSYHGEHVKPSFDEALTAAMDGVRTLLEVK, from the coding sequence ATGAACCTGGTCGAGATTCACATCATTCAAAACGTAGCCCCATCCAACCTCAACCGCGACGATACGGGCAGTCCGAAAGACGCGTTCTTTGGCGGAGTGCGCCGTGCCCGGCTCAGCAGCCAGTCGCAGAAGCGTGCCGTGCGCGACTACTTCAAAGCAACCCTTTCCCACGGAACGCTACAGCCAGACGACCTCGCATTGCGTACCAAGCGCCTGGTGGACGAGCTCACGGACCGCCTCGAAGTCCAAGGCCATTCCCGAGACGAGGCCCGGCGAGTCGCAAAGGCGGCTCTCGGCGGAATGGGACTTGCGGTCGACGACAGGGAGCTGACCCAGTACCTCCTTTTCATGGGCCGGCGAGAGATATCCCGGCTCGCCGATATCATCCACGGTCATTGGCAGGTTCTCACCGAAGTCGCTGCGAGCTCTGAGGCCGGCGATGGCCAGGCCAAGGCCAAGAAGAAGGCGGCCAAGGCCGCCGTCCCCTCCGACCTCCACAAGGCATTGGAGACAATCCTCGACGGCGGCAAGGCCGTCGATCTGGCGCTGTTCGGGCGCATGCTGGCAGACGAGCCCAAGTGGAGCATAGACGCGGCTGCCCAGGTGGCCCACGCCCTCTCTACCCATCAGGTCGACCGCGAGTTCGACTTCTACACGGCAGTGGACGACCTCAATCCCAAGGAGGAGACCGGCGCCGGCATGATGGGGGATGTCGAGTTCTATTCCGCCTGCCTTTATCGTTACGCCAACGTGGACCTGGGCCAGCTGGTGCAGAGCCTCCAGGGCGACAGGGAACTTGCGGCCAAGGGCGTTGAGGCCTTCCTGCGAGGGTTCACGCTCACTTTGCCCTCCGGCAAGCAAAACAGTTTCGCCGCCCATAACTTACCGGGGTTCGTGGCTCTTGTGACGTCCGAAGCGGCTGCGCCGCGCAACCTCGCCGGTGCCTTCGAGAAACCAGTGCGGGCCCGGGATCGCCGGAGCCTCTCGGGTTTGTCGGTGGAAGCTCTCCTCTCGACATGGGAGACCCTCGACCGGGCCTATGGACGTGCCCGGCGCCAGTGGGTCGCCTTGCTCAACCTGACGGATGCAACGGTGAGCTACCACGGGGAGCACGTGAAACCCAGCTTCGACGAAGCCCTCACAGCAGCGATGGACGGAGTGAGGACGCTGCTGGAGGTGAAATAG
- the casB gene encoding type I-E CRISPR-associated protein Cse2/CasB, translated as MVATKAEEFVRFLEGLASNRGPLAALRRSLAFHPGSFVPSYPYVEPFVRDYEGWQREAYYLVAGLFALHPFSGSKTLPEAMAELRITRKSASIEARFVALLDSDRDQLPDRLRHAVILVTRSQNMALDWVRLLTDVVEWFRPDRKIQREWARAFYRAMGTQPTPAEEAVKV; from the coding sequence GTGGTCGCCACCAAAGCGGAAGAGTTCGTCCGTTTCCTTGAAGGACTGGCCAGTAACAGGGGCCCTCTTGCAGCTTTAAGGCGCAGCTTGGCCTTCCATCCCGGGTCGTTCGTGCCCTCCTATCCCTATGTGGAGCCGTTCGTGCGCGACTACGAAGGCTGGCAGAGGGAAGCGTATTACCTCGTGGCAGGTCTTTTCGCGCTGCATCCCTTCAGCGGCTCGAAGACCCTGCCGGAGGCCATGGCAGAGTTACGCATCACGCGCAAGAGCGCGAGCATCGAGGCTCGTTTCGTTGCCCTGCTGGACTCCGATCGCGACCAGCTTCCCGACCGGCTCCGCCACGCCGTGATCCTGGTTACCCGCTCGCAGAACATGGCCCTGGACTGGGTACGTTTATTGACAGACGTGGTGGAGTGGTTTCGACCCGACCGGAAGATTCAGAGGGAGTGGGCCAGGGCCTTCTACCGGGCCATGGGCACGCAGCCAACCCCAGCGGAGGAGGCAGTGAAGGTATGA
- the cas5e gene encoding type I-E CRISPR-associated protein Cas5/CasD, translating into MPTLLLRLQGPMQSWGTRSRFDERDTALEPSKSGVLGLVSAALGRGRDEDISDLAALRMGVRVDREGALRYDYQTAQEVLRADGAGLQPTVQSRRYYLSDAAFLVGLEGPDRPLLEAVYQSLRAPRWTLFLGRKGYLPSAPVWLPDALVDAHLDEALRRYPPLVEDLPEVIRFVIESSSGRLCMDQPLAPFARRRFGARYVSSFTHRREEVGPCTSPSCA; encoded by the coding sequence GTGCCCACGTTACTCCTGCGACTCCAGGGGCCCATGCAATCCTGGGGAACACGCAGCCGCTTCGATGAACGTGACACTGCCCTGGAGCCCTCCAAGAGCGGGGTGCTCGGGTTGGTATCCGCTGCCCTCGGGCGGGGGCGCGATGAGGACATCTCTGATCTGGCAGCCCTACGAATGGGTGTCCGCGTAGACCGCGAGGGTGCGCTACGCTACGACTACCAGACGGCCCAGGAGGTCCTGCGAGCCGACGGGGCCGGTCTCCAGCCTACCGTGCAGAGCCGACGGTACTACCTTTCCGATGCCGCCTTCCTGGTGGGACTCGAAGGCCCGGACCGGCCCTTGTTGGAAGCCGTCTACCAGAGCCTGCGCGCCCCACGCTGGACCCTTTTCCTCGGCAGGAAAGGGTACCTGCCCTCTGCCCCTGTGTGGCTTCCTGACGCGCTCGTGGACGCGCACCTGGACGAAGCGCTACGGCGTTACCCGCCGCTGGTCGAGGACCTGCCCGAAGTGATCCGCTTCGTGATCGAGTCAAGCAGCGGCCGGCTCTGCATGGACCAGCCACTCGCACCCTTCGCACGCCGTCGGTTTGGGGCCCGGTACGTCAGCAGTTTCACTCATCGACGCGAAGAGGTGGGACCGTGTACCTCTCCAAGCTGTGCTTGA
- the cas3 gene encoding CRISPR-associated helicase Cas3', translating to MLDERVRFDRIFAFPPNPLQRAIAQAVTGLGQPTLLLIETPMGTGKTEAALYAHTELQQVLGHRGLYVALPTMATGNGMFARLKDFLQRMGPRATPFDLQLQHGTAFLNPQYRAIQPYEVGDVQRDPEAAVVARTWFSARKRAMLSEYGVGTVDQALLGVLRVRHHFVRLWGLANRTVVLDEVHAYDAYTSGLVETLLRWLKTLGSSAIVMSATLPRSRRNAILKAYAVEPPHEDVPYPRITIAQGTEARSLQVLGLPSRALAVGSAPRDLRELAPRLLDEVRDGGCLACIVNTVDRAQRLYQALGPGEAIEDQGIRLGKQVAGIPVYLLHARYPAAERQKREEFLIRCFGKEGYATGTRPHRAVLVATQVVEQSLDLDFDAMVTDLAPMDLVLQRAGRLHRFDLAALSKYLGGAMGWSRPAAHASPRLWVAGLAEAPPDLESEHWDKVYAPYVLLMSWWALRRAQIVRIPEDLEALVEQVYDAPIPGNLPPDMAAWFEEARSLCERQQSDQRAWAHHSAISNPSELLADVPTDILALSDLDDDEETPVSQTPLTRYGEPSVMVIPLHRVGNRLALDAAGVSPAQTDEVPENEQALRLFLRSVRLGRPEVYRALVKTQPPAGWARHPLLRRMRVLELLDGRARIGRTVVRLDPELGVVYEP from the coding sequence TTGCTTGACGAACGTGTGCGGTTCGACCGCATCTTCGCGTTCCCTCCCAATCCGCTCCAACGCGCCATCGCTCAGGCAGTGACAGGACTGGGACAGCCCACCTTGTTGCTGATAGAGACTCCCATGGGTACGGGTAAGACCGAGGCCGCCCTATACGCCCACACCGAACTGCAGCAGGTGCTGGGGCATCGCGGGCTTTACGTCGCGCTCCCTACCATGGCAACGGGCAACGGGATGTTCGCTCGGCTCAAGGACTTTTTGCAGCGCATGGGGCCTCGCGCAACGCCGTTCGACCTGCAACTCCAGCACGGCACCGCCTTTCTCAACCCCCAATACCGGGCCATCCAGCCATACGAGGTAGGGGACGTCCAGCGGGACCCGGAGGCTGCAGTCGTTGCACGGACGTGGTTCAGCGCAAGAAAACGCGCGATGCTGTCCGAATATGGGGTTGGTACCGTGGATCAGGCACTCCTGGGCGTCCTGCGCGTGCGCCATCACTTCGTGCGGCTCTGGGGGCTGGCCAATCGTACCGTTGTCCTCGACGAGGTACACGCCTACGATGCATATACCTCGGGGCTCGTCGAGACGTTGCTCCGGTGGCTGAAGACTCTAGGCTCTTCCGCTATCGTGATGAGTGCCACGCTACCAAGATCCCGGCGCAACGCGATCCTCAAGGCGTATGCGGTCGAACCTCCTCACGAGGACGTCCCATATCCTCGAATCACCATCGCTCAGGGTACCGAGGCACGCTCCCTGCAGGTACTGGGGCTTCCGTCAAGGGCTCTGGCGGTTGGGTCTGCTCCGCGAGACCTGCGGGAGCTGGCCCCCCGCCTGCTGGATGAGGTTCGAGACGGAGGATGTCTGGCTTGCATCGTCAACACCGTGGATCGGGCCCAGCGTCTTTATCAGGCCTTGGGCCCGGGAGAGGCCATCGAGGACCAGGGTATCCGGCTGGGCAAACAGGTCGCCGGGATCCCTGTCTACCTCCTGCATGCCCGTTACCCTGCCGCAGAGCGCCAAAAGCGCGAAGAGTTCCTCATTCGGTGCTTCGGAAAGGAGGGCTATGCGACAGGGACGAGGCCCCACCGGGCCGTTCTCGTCGCCACGCAAGTGGTCGAGCAGAGCCTCGACCTGGACTTCGACGCGATGGTGACCGACCTTGCTCCCATGGATCTAGTGCTGCAGCGTGCGGGGAGGCTTCACCGGTTCGACCTCGCGGCCCTGTCGAAGTACCTTGGCGGGGCGATGGGCTGGTCTCGACCTGCCGCTCACGCCAGCCCACGTCTGTGGGTGGCCGGGCTGGCCGAAGCGCCTCCTGACCTGGAGTCCGAACACTGGGACAAGGTCTACGCTCCGTATGTCTTGCTGATGAGCTGGTGGGCCCTTCGCAGAGCGCAGATAGTGCGCATCCCCGAAGACCTGGAGGCTCTCGTGGAGCAGGTCTATGACGCCCCCATTCCTGGGAACCTTCCACCCGACATGGCCGCCTGGTTCGAGGAGGCTCGCTCTCTGTGCGAGCGGCAACAAAGCGACCAACGGGCCTGGGCTCACCACTCGGCTATCAGCAACCCCAGCGAACTCCTGGCGGACGTACCTACGGACATCCTGGCTCTGTCTGACCTGGATGACGACGAGGAAACCCCGGTCAGCCAGACGCCGCTTACCAGGTACGGGGAGCCCTCGGTGATGGTGATACCCCTCCACAGGGTGGGCAACCGCCTTGCTCTCGATGCTGCCGGCGTGAGCCCGGCACAAACGGATGAGGTACCGGAGAACGAGCAAGCTCTGAGGCTTTTCTTGCGGTCGGTCAGGCTCGGCCGGCCGGAAGTCTATCGGGCACTCGTGAAGACTCAACCACCTGCCGGCTGGGCGAGACATCCTCTGCTGCGTCGCATGCGGGTACTCGAGCTCCTGGATGGCAGGGCGAGGATCGGCCGCACGGTCGTACGGCTCGATCCGGAGCTCGGCGTTGTCTACGAACCATGA
- a CDS encoding Fur family transcriptional regulator encodes MQAARRRLEASGVRVTPQRLAVVEVLAAHPDRHFSALELYENARRAHPDLGLATVYRTLPLLEQAGVANRLNVGEEEDRFEFGLEKGHYHHHLICLGCGRIFEFKEDLLEPLERRIEAETGFRVVDHSLHFTGYCPECRAAGRDREDRRGPLQEGAPGRQEG; translated from the coding sequence GTGCAGGCTGCCCGGCGCAGGCTCGAGGCATCGGGGGTGCGGGTGACGCCGCAACGGCTGGCGGTGGTGGAGGTGCTGGCGGCGCATCCGGACCGCCACTTCAGCGCGCTCGAGCTGTACGAGAACGCCCGGCGGGCGCATCCGGACCTGGGGCTCGCCACCGTCTACCGGACGCTGCCGCTGCTGGAGCAGGCGGGCGTGGCCAACCGGCTCAACGTGGGCGAAGAGGAGGACCGGTTCGAGTTCGGGCTCGAAAAGGGTCACTACCACCACCACCTGATCTGCCTCGGCTGCGGCCGGATCTTCGAGTTCAAGGAGGACCTGCTCGAGCCGCTCGAGCGGCGGATCGAGGCGGAGACGGGTTTCCGGGTGGTGGACCATTCGCTCCACTTCACCGGCTACTGCCCCGAGTGCCGGGCGGCGGGGCGCGATCGGGAGGACCGACGAGGGCCACTTCAGGAGGGGGCTCCAGGCCGGCAAGAGGGGTGA
- the gatA gene encoding Asp-tRNA(Asn)/Glu-tRNA(Gln) amidotransferase subunit GatA → MADPSSLVFASIRELAGLLRRGEVTARELAEAHLRQIERVDPSVGAYLTVVADRALAQAGAADEQLRRLRQEPRSQTASSPSGLQSSAGGPELLLGIPWACKDVLCTAGVRTTCGSKMLEQFVPPYSATAVRRLDERGAVMLGKVNMDEFAMGSSTENSALGVTRNPWDLSRVPGGSSGGSAAAVAAGEAVFSLGSDTGGSVRLPAAYCGVVGLKPTYGSVSRYGLIAFASSLDQVGPLARTVEDAALVYEAIAGHDPLDSTSAPRPPEPVLRTLEEGVKGLRLGLSPDYFGEGLDGEVREAVMGAVRRLEREGAQIVEVRIPHLAYALPVYYIIAPSEASSNLARYDGVRYGLRVPGDDIVQQFSKTRREGFGPEVKRRIMLGTYALSAGYYEAFYLKAQKVRTLIRRDFEAAFARVDALITPVAPTVAFRMGEKVEDPLQMYLTDIYTLSVNLAGLPGVSVPCGFSSQGLPIGLQVIGPAFGEPQILRVARAVEETSGVRGARPRVAVGDAR, encoded by the coding sequence ATGGCCGATCCATCGTCGCTGGTCTTCGCCAGTATCCGGGAGCTCGCCGGGCTGCTCCGCCGGGGCGAGGTCACGGCCCGGGAGCTGGCCGAAGCGCACCTGCGCCAGATCGAGCGGGTCGACCCGTCGGTCGGCGCTTATCTGACCGTGGTCGCCGACCGGGCGCTGGCCCAGGCCGGCGCTGCCGACGAGCAGCTGCGGCGGCTGCGGCAGGAGCCTCGCTCGCAGACCGCCTCGAGCCCCTCCGGCTTGCAGAGCTCGGCCGGCGGGCCCGAGCTGCTGCTCGGGATCCCGTGGGCGTGCAAGGACGTCCTGTGCACGGCCGGCGTGCGCACGACGTGCGGCTCGAAGATGCTGGAGCAATTCGTGCCGCCGTACAGTGCGACGGCCGTCCGGCGCCTCGACGAGCGCGGGGCGGTCATGCTGGGCAAGGTCAACATGGACGAGTTCGCCATGGGCTCGTCGACCGAAAACTCCGCCCTGGGCGTCACCCGCAACCCGTGGGACCTGAGCCGGGTGCCGGGCGGCTCGAGCGGGGGGTCGGCGGCGGCGGTGGCCGCAGGAGAGGCGGTCTTTTCACTCGGCTCCGACACGGGGGGCTCCGTGCGGCTGCCGGCGGCCTATTGCGGGGTCGTGGGCCTCAAGCCGACCTACGGGTCGGTCTCCCGGTACGGGCTCATCGCCTTCGCCTCCTCGCTCGACCAGGTCGGCCCGCTGGCCCGGACGGTGGAGGACGCCGCGCTGGTCTACGAAGCCATCGCCGGGCATGATCCCCTGGACTCCACGTCGGCGCCCCGGCCCCCCGAGCCCGTGCTCCGCACCCTCGAAGAGGGCGTGAAGGGGCTGCGGCTGGGCCTTTCGCCCGACTACTTCGGCGAAGGGCTCGACGGCGAGGTGCGGGAGGCGGTCATGGGCGCCGTCCGGCGCCTGGAGAGGGAAGGGGCCCAGATCGTCGAGGTGCGCATCCCGCACCTCGCGTACGCGCTGCCCGTCTACTACATCATTGCCCCCTCGGAGGCGAGTTCCAACCTGGCCCGCTACGACGGGGTGCGCTACGGGCTGCGGGTGCCGGGCGACGACATCGTCCAGCAGTTCTCCAAGACCCGGCGAGAGGGGTTCGGCCCCGAGGTGAAACGGCGCATCATGCTCGGTACGTACGCCTTGAGCGCCGGGTACTACGAGGCGTTTTACCTCAAGGCGCAGAAGGTGCGCACGCTCATCCGGCGCGACTTCGAGGCGGCGTTCGCCAGGGTCGACGCCCTGATCACCCCGGTGGCGCCGACGGTGGCGTTTCGCATGGGGGAGAAGGTGGAGGACCCCCTGCAGATGTACCTGACCGACATCTACACGCTCAGCGTCAACCTGGCGGGGCTGCCGGGCGTCTCGGTGCCGTGCGGCTTCTCGTCGCAGGGCCTGCCCATCGGGCTGCAGGTGATCGGGCCCGCTTTCGGGGAGCCGCAGATCCTGCGCGTCGCCCGGGCGGTGGAAGAGACCAGCGGCGTACGGGGAGCAAGGCCCCGGGTAGCGGTGGGGGATGCACGATGA
- the cas6e gene encoding type I-E CRISPR-associated protein Cas6/Cse3/CasE produces MYLSKLCLNPRHPLARRDISNPYEMHSTLSWVFEECEVRRFLWRLERGRDPTRPTLLLQSIALPPWDRLQARDGYSGYLREEPQTKRFVLPERVQAGQVFRFRLQANATVTRGGKRYGLRSERDQIAWLERQGEHHGFRLLYYEAGAGTRIPSCQVTSAERRAFRKRRQDPPIVLWSVTYDGYLQVTDPRGLQQALVNGLGHGKALGLGLLSIAPA; encoded by the coding sequence GTGTACCTCTCCAAGCTGTGCTTGAATCCGCGCCATCCCCTGGCGCGGCGCGATATCTCCAACCCGTACGAGATGCACTCCACTCTCTCCTGGGTGTTCGAGGAGTGCGAGGTCAGGCGGTTCCTCTGGCGCCTGGAGCGCGGGCGGGATCCTACGAGGCCGACCCTCTTGCTCCAAAGTATCGCCCTACCGCCCTGGGACCGGCTCCAGGCGAGAGACGGCTACTCTGGCTACCTGCGCGAGGAACCTCAGACCAAGAGGTTCGTTCTGCCCGAGCGCGTACAGGCGGGACAGGTGTTCCGGTTCCGCCTCCAGGCCAACGCGACCGTTACTCGCGGCGGGAAACGGTACGGGTTGAGAAGCGAACGAGACCAGATTGCCTGGCTCGAACGCCAGGGTGAGCATCATGGGTTCAGGCTGCTCTATTATGAGGCAGGAGCAGGCACCAGGATTCCCAGTTGTCAGGTCACGTCGGCGGAGCGCCGGGCTTTTCGCAAGCGCCGGCAAGACCCACCCATCGTTTTGTGGTCGGTGACGTATGACGGTTACCTCCAGGTTACCGACCCGAGAGGTCTCCAACAGGCACTGGTCAACGGCCTCGGACACGGCAAGGCCCTGGGCCTGGGGTTACTCTCTATCGCCCCCGCCTGA